CACTGCAATACCGGTGGCCTCGCTACGGCAGGCATTGGTACGGCTATCGGCGTATTATTGAAAGCCCATCAGCAAGGTAATATTCAGCAGGTGTGGGTCGATGAAACCCGTCCTTTACTGCAAGGCGGCCGCTTAACTGCCTGGGAGTTAGGTGAGTTAGGTATTCCATATCAATTGATTTGTGATTCGATGGCTGCCAGCCTGATGGCTCAGGGCAAAGTGGATGCTATCTGGGTTGGCGCAGATCGCATTGCCGCCAACGGCGATGTGGCAAATAAAATAGGCACCTACAGTTTGGCGGTGTTGGCCCACTATCACCATATTCCGTTCTATGTTGCCGCCCCACACACCACCCATGATCCAAACTGCCCGAATGGTGCAGCGATCCCAATCGAGCAGCGTGCCGCCAGTGAAGTGACCGGTGTCTCAGGCAGCTTTGGCAGTTGCCATTGGGCACCACAAGATGCCGCGGTGTATAATCCGGCATTTGATGTCACACCGGCGGCATTGATCAGTGGTTGGGTATTAGACAGCGGCGTCATTAGCCCAGAACAAGTGGCGGCAGGCTTCTTCCAACCAAAGAATTAGCAATGTTTGCAATTTTATCCCCAAAGTAATTGGAGTCGCAGATAAGCAAGCCTGGCTAACACCGCTGCGGCTTCAAGTGCGAAGGGGCTCAATCCAAACGTGGATAAGCATCGGCTATCTTATCGCCAGTAAAATGCGCCACCCACCCCTCAGGATTATCAAATACCCGAATAGCCGTGAAATTCGGTGCAGACCCCATATCAAACCAGTGGCGAGTATTGGCAGGCACAGAGAGTAAATCATTCTTTTCGCACAAAATTTGATAAATTTTACCGTTCAGATGCAAACAGAACAGCCCTGACCCTGCAACGAAAAAGCGCACTTCATCTTCACCGTGAGTATGTTCCGATAAAAACTTCTCGCGTAACACGTCTCGCTGGGCGTTATCGGGCCGCATGCTGATCACATCCCAGCTCTGATAACCCTTCTCTGCCACCAGCCGGTCAATCTCATGTTGATAAGCTGCAATCACCGCCTCTGGTTGTGGGTTTTCACCCAGTTCACGATCTGCCTGCCAGCGCTCAAAGCGCACACCAATGGCGGTCAGTTGCTGTTGAATTTCTTCAGCATCACGGCTTTGCCACAGCGCTTGTTCCGGCTGCTTATCACTAAAAATCGTTAATCCGCTCATGCTGTAAAATCCTCTAAAATGATTTGATCAAAACGACTCACCTGTGGGTGGTGGCTTTCGTTATCAGGTAAGTCGCGAATCAGTTGGCAAGTATGCCAGCCCGCCAGTTGAGCGGCGTCCAGCTCTTGACGGATATCAGATAAAAACAGCAGTGCTGGCGGTGCGATAGCTAATTGATGCGCAATATTCTGATAAGAACTCACCTCACGTTTCCCACCGACATGGGTATCAAAATAGCCGCTGAATAACGGGCGTAAATCCCCTGCATCGCTGTAACCAAACAGCAATTTCTGCGCAGCAACCGAGCCAGAAGAGTAGACATATAACCCCACCCCCTGTTGCTGCCAGTCAGCCAATTGCTGGGCCACTTCTGGGTAAAGATGGCCGAGAAAATCCCCTTGCAGATAACCGGTGCGCCAGATAATGCCCTGAATCGCTTTCAATGCTGTGGATTTACGATCTTCATCCATAAAACCATGTAACGCGGTAATCAAGGTTTCTATATCAGCATCCGGCAGTGCAAGTTCATGGCGCAAACTGGCTAGCGCAGTGGCAATCTCTTCATCCTGCTGGTGTGCGTGTAAATAAGGCGTCAGTCGCTCGCGGGCATAGGGGAACAGCACCTGATGGACAAAGCGAATGTCACTGGTGGTGCCTTCAATATCGGTAACAATAGCCTGGATCATTTAGCCCCCACATTAAAATTTACGTCAACTAATCGACGTTGCAGTTCACACTGGAACAAGAATTCCAGCCCTTCCAGATGACGACGGGCTTGTGCCACGCTATTTCCCCAGCAATACAGGCCATGACCGCGCACCAAAAATCCGTAGCGAAGCGGGTTATTATCTGCCAGTGCGGCAACCCGTTGGGCCAGCGCGGAAATATCCTGATCATTGTCAAAAATAGGGATGACAACCGCATCTAAATGGCTGTGCTGACCTGATAGCGATTTCTGCATTTCATAGCCTTGCAAGACTAATTCATGGCTACGCTCAACCCGCGATAACACAGTGGCATTCACTGAATGAGTATGTAACACCGCATTGATCTCTGGATACCGACGATAAAGCAAGGTATGCAAGCCGGTCTCCGCTGACGGTGTACGCCCACTGGGAACATGGTTGTTGGCAGTTTCTACCAGTAGAAAATCGTCAGCGGTGAGGCTGCCTTTATCTTTACCTGATTCGGTAACCAGACAGTGAGCCGAGTCCAGCCGCAGGGACATATTACCACCGGTCGCCGGGCACCAGCCCTTCTCTCCGATCCAATGGCAGGCGGCTAACAGTGCCTCCAGTTGTACATTTTCTGTCATTGCATATCCCTGTTGTGGTGTAGGTGTGTCATCACATTTGGCAACCGCTATCTGCCCGACGATTACCCTTAGTACATTTTTATCTATGCTTAGCAAATTACGTCATTTAGCCGTTTAAACATCTAAGCGTCTTGATTGCCAAATCTTAACATCGTGTTATATTGACGGCAACATACCGCGCCAGGAGTATTCATCTGCATGAGCACTTTATCCTTTATTCCAGACAGTAAATTGCCGGCACAAGGCACCACAATCTTTACGCAAATGAGTGCATTGGCGCAAAAATACCAAGCGATAAACTTATCGCAAGGGTTCCCCGATTTTGATGGCCCAGACTATTTGAAACAGCAATTGGCCTATCACGTCAGCCAAGGTGCGAACCAATATGCCCCAATGACCGGCGTGGCACCGCTGCGAAAGGCAATTGCGGAGAAAACGGCTAAAATCTACGGTTGGCAGCCCGATGCCGATGGCGAAGTCACTATCACTACCGGTGCCAGCGAAGCCTTGTTCGCCGCCATTACCGCTTTGGTACGCCCAGGCGACGAAGTTATTTGCTTTGACCCCAGCTACGACAGCTATGCACCGGTGGTTAAATTGGCGGGCGGTATACTCAAGCGCGTGGCACTAAAACCCCCAACATTCGCCACCGACTGGTCTGAATTCGCTGATCTGGTTTCTGAACGCACCCGTCTGGTTATCGTCAATACGCCGCATAACCCTTCAGCGACCGTTTGGCGGGCGGCAGACTTTGAACAACTGTGGCAAGTGATTGCTGAACGTAATATCTATGTGCTGAGCGATGAGGTGTACGAACACATCTGCTTTAGCGCCGCAGGCCATGCCAGTGTGCTGGCTCATCCGCAACTGCGCCAGCGCGCCATTGCCGTGTCCTCTTTCGGCAAAACCTTTCATATGACTGGCTGGAAAGTGGGCTATTGCATCGCCCCTGCCGCTATCAGTGCCGAAGTGCGAAAAATTCATCAATATCTGACCTTTTCGGTTTGCACGCCGGTTCAGCTCGCATTGGCGGATATGCTCAATGCTGAACCTGAGCACTGGCAGCAACTGTCAGAATTTTATCGTGCTCGTCGCGATCGCTTCGTCAATGCTCTGTCCACCAGCCGCCTGAAAATCCTACCGAGCGCAGGCACCTATTTCCTGTTGGCTGATTACAGTGCGGTTTCTGATCTTGATGATGTTGAATTTTGCCAATGGTTAACCGAACATATCGGCGTGGCCGCAATACCGTTATCGGTATTCTGTGAAGGCCCGTTCCCCCATAAACTGATCCGGTTGTGCTTCGCCAAGCAGGATGCCACGCTGGACGCCGCTGCGGAGCGATTGTGTCAACTTTAAAACTGACCCTGCTGCAACAGCCATTGGTATGGTTGGATGCACAGGCTAATCTGCGCCATTTTGACATGCTGTTGGAGCCACTCCGGCAGCGTGATGTAATTGTGTTGCCAGAGATGTTTACCACCGGCTTTGCCATGAATGCGGCTGAAAATGCCTTGCCAGAGCAAGAGGTCATTAACTGGTTGCGCCATTGGGCCACCGTTACTGACGCTCTGATTGGCGGCAGTGTGGCGCTGAAAACCGCGCAGGGTGCCGTGAACCGCTTCCTGCTGGTTGAACCGAGTGGGCGGGTTCATCACTACGATAAACGCCACTTATTCCGCATGGCCGGTGAGCACCATCACTATCAAGCGGGCAAAGAGCGCAAGGTGGTGGAATGGCGTGGCTGGCGAATCTTGATGCAAGTTTGCTATGACCTGCGTTTTCCGGTGTGGTCACGTAATTTGCAAGATTATGATTTGGCTCTGTATGTGGCTAACTGGCCTGCTCCCCGTGCCAAACACTGGCAAAGTTTACTGACAGCGCGCGCGATAGAAAATCAGGCTTACGTCGCCGGATGTAACCGGGTCGGCGATGATGATAACGGCCATCACTATCAGGGCGACAGTGTGATTCTGGATGCTCAAGGCGAGGTGTTGGCGCAAGCAGAACCGGGACTGGCTGCGCAACTGGATGCTGAGTTGTCTTTAGACGCATTGCAGCACTATCGCGCAGCGTTTCCGGCGTGGCGCGATGTTGATGATTTTTTATTATTGTAAAGGTAAAACGAGGGGGAGCATGGCGCAAAAGTGCCCCCCAAGGGTGTTAAACCCGCCGCCAAGCTAGCACTGTTTCCAGATAAGCCTGAATAGCCATCGCAATATCACGGCGCGTGACGGATTCATCAGGATGATGACTGACTCCCCCTTTGCAGCGCACAAACAACATCCCTACCGGCCAGCACTCGGCAACGGCAGTGGCATCATGCCCCGCACCGCTGGGTAGTGCTAACGAGCTACCCTGCACCCGATCAATACTGGCGTTGATTCGCTGGCGCAAAACCGCATCACATTCGGTAGCACTGATACGGTAAAACTCTTCCGATGAAAAAATCAGGCCGCGGCGTGCGGCAATGACTTGCGCCTGCGCCAACAAACTGACCAGTAACTGGTCCACGTGACTGTCCTGCGGGCCACGAATATCCAGCGTCAGAACCACCTCTCCGGCAATCACATTCACAGCACCTGGCGAACAACTGAGTGTTCCAACTGTCGCCACTAAATGTTCACCATAGCAAGTGGTCAACCGTTCAACGGCACCAATCCATTGTGCCGCGCCGGCTAATGCATCTTGCCGCTGCCCCATCGGCACCGTACCGGCATGGCCCGCAGAGCCGATGAATCGGCAATTCAGGCGGCGTGCACCATTAATTGCCGTCACCACGCCCAATGCCAAATCGGCCTTTTCTAAACACGGCCCCTGTTCAATATGCAGCTCCAGATAAGCGCAAAAATCACTCACCTCACGCCGCGCACTGGCTATCGCCGTGGGGTCAAAATCAAGGTTTTCCATTGCCTGCGCCACACTGATACCTTCAGTATCGGTTTTACTCAGCCAATCGGCTGACCAGCGCCCAGTGATCCCCTTACTCCCCAGCAGCGTAATACCAAAGCGCGTTCCCTCTTCATCGGCAAAACCAATCACCTCAATGGCCACCGGCAACCGCTGTTGCTGACGGTGCAAATACCCCACCACTTCTAATGCACTTAATACGCCTAACATGCCATCGTAACGGCCTGCGTTACGCACCGTATCAAGATGAGAGCCTAACAATATGGCTGGCGCATCGGATTGCAGCCCTTCATAACGGCCACAAATATTACCAACTGCATCTTGCCAGACGCGCATCCCGACCGCCTGCATCCATTCGCCCACCTGCTGATTTGCCCGCAAATGTTCAGGAGATAGATACACCCGCGTCAACGCATCCGCTGATTCACTGATGGTCGCCAGCACATCACAACGGGCCAATACCCGTAATGCAGCTTGCTCTGCCTCGGCATCCGGCAGGGTAACGGCCATTATTTCGCTCCGTTTACTGTATCAATAGCCTGTTTGTCACTCTCAGCCTGATAAACATTCCACGCGCTTTGCAAGCCGTTGCCCTGAACCGTGGCAAAACCTAAACGGTTTAATACCGCCTCCAATGCCACCAGTGTTTGCAGCACACAATCTTTGCGCGCGTTGTAGCCCATGGTGCCGATACGCCAAATCTTGCCATTTAACGGCCCGAATGAGGTACCAATCTCGATACCAAAATCATTTAACATCAGTTGCCGTACTTGTTCACCGTGAATACCTGCCGGGATAACCACCCCCAACACATTGTTCATCCGGTGCCCTATATCACCAAAGACTGCCAGCCCCATACCTTGAATACCAGCCAACAACGCCGAACCATGCAAAGCATGACGGGCAATCCCGTTGTCCAATCCCTCTTCCAGCATTACTCGTGCGCATTCTCGGGCCGCAAACAACATACTGGTGGCTTCGGTATGATGATTCAGGCGCTCCGGCCCCCAATAATCCATGATCATGCCCAAATCAAAGTAATTGGAATAGATCATCTCTTCGTCACCATCAGCATGATCCTGAGTACGGATCCCCTGCTCAATACACTTGCGCCGCCGTACTTGCTCAGCGAATTGTGGGCTAAGGGTTACCGGAGCACTGCCTGATGGCCCGCCAAGGCACTTTTGCAACCCGGCCGATACCGCGTCCAGCCCCCAGGCATCGGTTTCTAATACGTTTCCGCCCAGTGATGCAGTCGCATCGGTATAAAACAGCACGTGATGGCGGCGACAGATCTCGCCCAACTCAGCCAGCGGCTGCAACATGGTGGTTGACGTATCACCCTGCACCGTCAATAACAGTCGTGGGCGCACTTTCTTGATAGCATCTTCAATCCTCTGCGGGCTGAAGACCTCGCCCCACGGCACTTCGATGGTGTGCACTTCAGCCCGGCAACGGCGCGCTATTTCACACAATAAATGACCAAAACGGCCAAAAACTGGCACCAGAACTTTATCTCCAGGGCGGATAGCCGACAGTAAAACCGCCTCGATACCCGCACGAGAGGTGCCATCGATCAACATAGTCCAGCGGTTCTCGGTACGGAAAACCCCGCGATACAGCGCCATCACCTGATTCATATACTCCGTCATCACCGGATCGTACTGCCCGATCAACTGACTGGCCATCGCCCGCAATACTCGGGGATCGGCATTGATCGGCCCCGGTCCCATAAGTAACCGCGCCGGTGGATTAATTTGACAAAACAGTGGGTTAGGGTTCATTGCCGACATAGAAAATCTCCGTCCTTAAAAAATCAGTAACATGCAAGAGCAACATCCGCTTTTTTCATGTTCATAGCATATATCCGATAGTTCAATAATGAAACGATAGATTCTTAAAATCATAAAAATGAAACTATAGTTGCAAATATCATGCCAATGATGATTTATGCAAATAGCCCATCTTTAGGTCATTTAAACGCAATGTGGGGCATAAACTGGGGAGATAGTCTCACAACGAGAGTGCGGAAAAACAGTTAGAGCGCACCATAAAGGTGCGTAAATTGATGAAAATAACAACAAAGCGCTAATGGGAAGCGAATACGGCGTAAGCCGCTGGGACTAAACAAAACCATCGCCTTTTCACCGACTGAACGAGCGAACAACCTACCGCTGTTCCAGTTCGCCCAAAGAATCATACAAATCAGCAATTTGATGAATTCGCTGGCGGCCCTGCGCTAGCGTCTCATGCAACAAGGCATTACTCAGTAGACTCGCCAAACTCATGGCCGAAGAGTAGCTATCAAAGGCCGATACACTGTCGAGCGGTGTAGTTAACCGCCAACGCGCTAACGGCAGTATTGACTGGGCCTGTGGCTCACAAATCAACAGTGTCGGCACGCCTTGTATCTGCATTTGTAGCAGGATCTCACGGATAACCTTCGGGCGGCGACGAAATGCCACCACAATAACTAAATCGCGCTGCGTGACATCTACTAGCTCCTCCGCTAACGTCTGCCCCGTTTGCGGCACCAACTGCACTTGCTGGCGCACCTGCAACAACTGTTGACGTAAATGCAGCGCGACCGGGTAACTGTTTCGTAGCCCCAACAACAAAATACGCGGTGCACGCACCATCGCATTGATAACCTCGCCTAACTGAAGGCTATCCAACTGACTCACCCAATGCGTCAAATTCGCCATTTCTTGCTTGTAGTGGCGAGACAATAAAGTGTTCCCTTGCACCGCATCACGGTTATCGGTCAATGGCATACCGCTTTGACGCAAGGTGCGGACCTCTTCACGCATCTCCCGATAACTGGCGTACCCCAGGCGCTTAAACAGTCTACTAACCGTGGCCTTAGATACCCCACTCAAACGCGCCAACTCGGCACTGTTATAACTAATCAGGTCATCAAAATGATCAAAAATAAAATCGGTAACGCGCTGTTCCTGCGGGGTTAATTGCGCGTAATGCGCCCGCAAACGCTCATCAATCTGTTTCATACCCTTCTCCGGCCAATGAAACTATCGTTTCAGCATAGGCATTTTTGCGGAACATAGCATACAAGCCCACCGCAGTAATAAGAGAATTTTCATGCTGAGTGCTAACTCTGTCATTCGGGAGCCAGCCGGCCCCGGTTCGATTAGCCTGCTCGGTTGAAGAAACTGAAGCCAAGTGCTCACCAAGCGAAGATCAACTTGATCCAAACTGAACTAACAGCGAGATTCATCAGATAAAATTTATCCCTTGGTTTATCATTCCTAATTATCTAATACTGTTCTTCTTCGCCAATAAGAATCATTCCTCCCATGAAACAAAAAGCTGAAAACTCCGGTTTAAGTCCAGCATTAATCGTGTTGATGTCGGTCGCCACCGGACTGGCTGTTGCCAGCAACTACTATGCCCAACCACTGCTGGAAACCATCGCGCAAGCCTTTAATCTCTCGGTCAATCAGGCTGGGTTTATTGTCACCGCCGCCCAGTTAGGTTATGCCGTCGGCTTAATGTTCCTGGTCCCGCTAGGGGATATGTTTGAACGCCGTGGGTTGATTGTAGGTATGACGTTGCTGGCTGCTGGCGGTATGCTAATTACCGCGATGTCACAAAACCTCACCATGATGATTGTCGGCACCGCGCTCACTGGCCTGTTCTCGGTCGTGGCACAATTACTGGTGCCGCTGGCGGCCACACTGGCTGCGCCAGAAAAACGCGGCAAAGTGGTCGGCATTATTATGAGCGGGCTGCTATTGGGGATTTTGCTGGCACGAACTGTGGCCGGAGCACTGGCCTCCATTGGCGGTTGGCGGACTATTTATTGGGTTGCCAGTGCACTGATGTTCGTCATGGCATTGGTGTTGTGGCGCTACCTACCGCGCTATAAACAACATACCGGTTTAAATTACGGTCAACTGCTCGGATCGATATTCTCACTGTTTATTCACACGCCGGTGCTGCGCACCCGTGCCTTGCTCGGCGCGCTATCGTTTGCCAACTTTAGTGTGTTGTGGACGTCAATGGCCTTCTTACTGGCGTCCCCGCCGTTCGGTTACTCCGAAGCCACCATCGGGTTATTTGGTTTAGTCGGTGCCGCAGGTGCGCTGATGGCAACCAAAGCAGGCCAATTGGCGGATAAAGGTAAAGCCCGCATCACCACCAGCGTCGGTTTGGGATTACTGCTGTTGTCATGGATACCTATCGCTCTGGGGCAACATTCAATCATCGCCCTGATTATCGGTATTGTCGTGTTGGATCTGGCGGTACAAGGGGTGCATGTTACCAATCAGAGCGTGATATATCGCATGATGCCGGAAGCCAGAAATCGCTTAACCGCCGGTTATATGACTACTTACTTTATCGGTGGTGCATTAGGCTCGCTGATTTCAGCGGCAGCATATCAACATGCAGGCTGGTATGGCGTGGCAGCCGCCGGGTTGGTGCTGTGTATCCTAAATATTACTACGTGGCTGGCCGGTAAACGTTTCGATCCTCCTGCAAATCAACCTGTTGAGTGATCCCAGTTGATTAGCTAACTAATAATCAATATAGCTATAAATTTGGGTTATAGGGTATTAAGACCATTACCTCTCTGGTAATGTTATCTAACATATTATTTTGCCCTGTAACCCAACGATCTTATGCAAAGCCAAATTACCGAGTCTCCGCCAGCTACCCGGCCAATAGCCACCTTTATCGAGGGCATTACCGATAGCTTGCCTATCGTTATCGGCTATTTACCGGTGGCTTTCGCCTTTGGTCTGAGTTCGGTAAAACTGGGTTTTACGCCGCTGGAAGCTATCTTCTTTTCTTGCATTATTTATGCCGGTGCCAGCCAATTCGTTATCACCGCCCTGCTCAGCGCGGGGATGTCGCTATGGGTTTCCGCCTTGACCGTGATGGCAATGGATATCCGCCATATCTTGTATGGCCCAGCACTTAAACACCGTATTTTGACCAAACTATCAGGTAACAAAACTGCCCTGTGGGCATTTGGTTTGACCGATGAAGTGTTTGCTGCCGCTACCGCCAAGTTAATGAAAGATCAGCGGCGTTGGAGCGAAAACTGGATGCTGGGTATCGCGTTTACCTCTTGGTTATCTTGGGTGTCGGGTACCGCTATCGGCGCAATGTTTGGCAATGGCCCGCTGGAGAATTACCCCGCTATTGAGGCCTCCCTCTCCTTTATGCTACCGGCGTTGTTCTTAAGTTTTCTGCTGGCCTCATTTAAACGCCAATACAGCCTAACTGTTATCGCCTCGCTGAGTGGCGCATTGCTTGGCGCTGTGTTGTTCTCTATTCCGGTGGCGATTTTGGCTGGAATTAGCGCTGGATGCCTGGCCGCCCTGCTGCAACCCACCCCCGCAGTGGTGACTGAACACAGTGAAAATAACGAGCAGGAGCCGACACCATGAATTCGGATGTCCTGGTTATTGGTTTAGTGGTGGGGATGGTAAATTACCTGTTTCGTTATTTACCATTGCGCCTTGGGCCAGCACGTAAACAAACCAGTCTGCAACGGAGCAGAGTGTCACTGCTGTTGGACAGCATTGGGATTGCTTCTATCTGTGCATTATTGGTGGTTTCCAGCACACCAGAAATTATGCATAACCCACAGAAGCTCATCCCTACATTGGTTGGCTTTTTGGTTATCTGCGGCGGCTTTTATAAAACCAACAGTATTATCTTCGCCACATTATTCGGCGCACTCAGCTACGGACTGACATTCAAATTACTTATGATTTTGGGGTGAATGATTGCCTAAATTGTGAGCTAAAACACAATACCCTTACAATTAATGACACTCATTATTCACATATAGTGACTGAATAACACGAATTGCTAAATTTTTCTCGAATTATACCGTTTACATTATTAATCACTATCGTTACTGTACCATTTGAAATTAATGAGGCTCCTTATAATGGAAAGTTCGTTTAGTCCTATAGAACAGATGCTTAATTTTCGTGCCAAACGCCAGAAGGATTTCCCTTATCAGGAGATTTTGCTGACGCGCTTGTGTATGCATATGCACAGTAAATTGCTAGAAAATCGCAACAAAATGCTGAAAGCGCAAGGGATTAACGAAACCTTGTTTATGGCGTTAATTACCCTGGATGCACAAGAAAGTCATAGCATCCAACCGTCTGAACTGAGTGCTGCACTGGGGTCTTCGCGCACTAATGCCACCCGCATTGCTGACGAGTTGGAAAAGAAAGGCTGGATTGAGCGCCGCGAAAGCCACAATGACCGCCGTTGTTTGCATTTGCATCTGACCGAAGCGGGTGTTGAGTTTTTAAATCAACTTCTGCCCCCACAGCATAAGTGCCTGCATTTTCTTTGGTCAACCCTCGACGCCGACGAACAGCAACAGCTTGAAACGCTGACGCGCAAGTTACTGACTCGTTTAGATCAAATGGAAGTACCGGAGCCGTAATTCCAACATATCTACCCAGGTGCATGACTTGATCCAGCTAAACAACTATGCGATCCCCACATAGCTGGAGACTGACGCCTTTGTGCGCCGCATTTTTCCGGCGGGCTGCGCCTCAAGCGATAACATTGCGCCTCAGTCTCAAGTACTGGATAACCAACAAAACGCCAATTAGCACAGCCTAAAGTCAGTTCGTTAGCACTCAGTCATCAGTGGTGGCGGGTTCTGGAAGATCCCCAACTTGATGCGTTGATGCCGCGCGGGTACGAGAGGCTCAAAGCCAGGATTATTGGTGGCGATAAATTGTTAGCAAGCGAATCATAATATCTACAACAGCAACAATCAGCACTTACCGCCAGCAACTATTGATTGCAGGCCAAGATTAATTTGATCCGTTCATTGAGTGGTGGCTATCAGGCACCGGTCAGTGGTGGTTCACAAAATAAAACAATATAAAATGTGGGGAAGACCATGAGTACAAGCGCGGAAGCTCAAATCCCGCAACAACCGCAGAACAACAAAAAGAAGCAACGTAAGCATGTGCTTCTTCTTCTGACGGTTATTTTTATCATCATTGGCGTGGCCTATCTTATTTATTGGTTCTTGGTGCTGCGTCATCACCAAGAGACTGATAATGCCTATATTTCAGGCAATCAGGTACAGATCATGTCGCAAGTTTCTGGCAGCGTGATCAGTGTTAATGTCGAAAATACCGATTTGGTTAAAAGCGGTGATGTGCTGCTGGCCCTTGACCCAACTGATGCTGAACAGGCGTTTGAGCAGGCAAAAACCGCACTGGCTAACAGTGTGCGTCAAACCCACCAACTCATGATTAACAGTAAGCAGTATCAGGCAAATATTGCCCTGAAAAAAACGGAGCTAAGTAAATCACAAAATGACTTAAGCCGTCGTGTGGTACTGGGTTCTGCTAATGCAATTGGTCGTGAAGAAGTGCAACACGCCCGTGATGCTGTCGATGCAGCACAAGCTTCACTGGATGTTGCGATTGCACAATATAATGCCAATCAGGCGCTGGTTTTGAATACCCCACTGGAAAAACAACCGGCGGTTGAGCAGGCTGCGGCCAAGCTGCGTGATGCCTGGCTCTCTGTGCAACGGACCAAAGTTGTCAGCCCGGTAGACGGTTTTGTTTCACGCCGCAGTGTGCAAGTGGGTGCTGAAATTGCCAATGGCGCGCCATTGATGGCAGTTATCCCAGCGAACCAAATGTGGGTTGACGCTAACTTTAAAGAGACACAGTTAGCGAATATGCGCATTGGCCAAAGTGCCACCGTTATCACTGATTTC
The sequence above is drawn from the Yersinia intermedia genome and encodes:
- the hpxK gene encoding allantoate amidohydrolase, with product MAVTLPDAEAEQAALRVLARCDVLATISESADALTRVYLSPEHLRANQQVGEWMQAVGMRVWQDAVGNICGRYEGLQSDAPAILLGSHLDTVRNAGRYDGMLGVLSALEVVGYLHRQQQRLPVAIEVIGFADEEGTRFGITLLGSKGITGRWSADWLSKTDTEGISVAQAMENLDFDPTAIASARREVSDFCAYLELHIEQGPCLEKADLALGVVTAINGARRLNCRFIGSAGHAGTVPMGQRQDALAGAAQWIGAVERLTTCYGEHLVATVGTLSCSPGAVNVIAGEVVLTLDIRGPQDSHVDQLLVSLLAQAQVIAARRGLIFSSEEFYRISATECDAVLRQRINASIDRVQGSSLALPSGAGHDATAVAECWPVGMLFVRCKGGVSHHPDESVTRRDIAMAIQAYLETVLAWRRV
- a CDS encoding 1,2-dihydroxy-3-keto-5-methylthiopentene dioxygenase, translated to MSGLTIFSDKQPEQALWQSRDAEEIQQQLTAIGVRFERWQADRELGENPQPEAVIAAYQHEIDRLVAEKGYQSWDVISMRPDNAQRDVLREKFLSEHTHGEDEVRFFVAGSGLFCLHLNGKIYQILCEKNDLLSVPANTRHWFDMGSAPNFTAIRVFDNPEGWVAHFTGDKIADAYPRLD
- a CDS encoding methylthioribulose 1-phosphate dehydratase, which codes for MTENVQLEALLAACHWIGEKGWCPATGGNMSLRLDSAHCLVTESGKDKGSLTADDFLLVETANNHVPSGRTPSAETGLHTLLYRRYPEINAVLHTHSVNATVLSRVERSHELVLQGYEMQKSLSGQHSHLDAVVIPIFDNDQDISALAQRVAALADNNPLRYGFLVRGHGLYCWGNSVAQARRHLEGLEFLFQCELQRRLVDVNFNVGAK
- the mtnC gene encoding acireductone synthase, with the translated sequence MIQAIVTDIEGTTSDIRFVHQVLFPYARERLTPYLHAHQQDEEIATALASLRHELALPDADIETLITALHGFMDEDRKSTALKAIQGIIWRTGYLQGDFLGHLYPEVAQQLADWQQQGVGLYVYSSGSVAAQKLLFGYSDAGDLRPLFSGYFDTHVGGKREVSSYQNIAHQLAIAPPALLFLSDIRQELDAAQLAGWHTCQLIRDLPDNESHHPQVSRFDQIILEDFTA
- the mtnA gene encoding S-methyl-5-thioribose-1-phosphate isomerase; the protein is MQTLNRLDLQTTSLRIIDNQLWILDQQALPQRQEWLLADTVELLIGHIQTLRVRGAPLIGLSASLLLALLAERGLPQAQLEQALIALRESRPTAVNLMNNLARMQQALLQANWVDTLVREALHLVDEDRELCERIARHGAALVKPGSNLLTHCNTGGLATAGIGTAIGVLLKAHQQGNIQQVWVDETRPLLQGGRLTAWELGELGIPYQLICDSMAASLMAQGKVDAIWVGADRIAANGDVANKIGTYSLAVLAHYHHIPFYVAAPHTTHDPNCPNGAAIPIEQRAASEVTGVSGSFGSCHWAPQDAAVYNPAFDVTPAALISGWVLDSGVISPEQVAAGFFQPKN
- a CDS encoding pyridoxal phosphate-dependent aminotransferase encodes the protein MSTLSFIPDSKLPAQGTTIFTQMSALAQKYQAINLSQGFPDFDGPDYLKQQLAYHVSQGANQYAPMTGVAPLRKAIAEKTAKIYGWQPDADGEVTITTGASEALFAAITALVRPGDEVICFDPSYDSYAPVVKLAGGILKRVALKPPTFATDWSEFADLVSERTRLVIVNTPHNPSATVWRAADFEQLWQVIAERNIYVLSDEVYEHICFSAAGHASVLAHPQLRQRAIAVSSFGKTFHMTGWKVGYCIAPAAISAEVRKIHQYLTFSVCTPVQLALADMLNAEPEHWQQLSEFYRARRDRFVNALSTSRLKILPSAGTYFLLADYSAVSDLDDVEFCQWLTEHIGVAAIPLSVFCEGPFPHKLIRLCFAKQDATLDAAAERLCQL
- a CDS encoding amidohydrolase — translated: MSTLKLTLLQQPLVWLDAQANLRHFDMLLEPLRQRDVIVLPEMFTTGFAMNAAENALPEQEVINWLRHWATVTDALIGGSVALKTAQGAVNRFLLVEPSGRVHHYDKRHLFRMAGEHHHYQAGKERKVVEWRGWRILMQVCYDLRFPVWSRNLQDYDLALYVANWPAPRAKHWQSLLTARAIENQAYVAGCNRVGDDDNGHHYQGDSVILDAQGEVLAQAEPGLAAQLDAELSLDALQHYRAAFPAWRDVDDFLLL